In Candidatus Omnitrophota bacterium, the genomic stretch CAGAAAAAACAGCTGGGCACGGCTGACGCGGTAAAACAGGCGCTTCCGTCGTTAAAAGGCAGGCATGACGCGGTGGTCATCCTTTACGGCGACACCCCCTTATTGAAAAAGGAGACCATCGCCAAGTTGATCGAGCGGCATATCGAGGCCAAGGCCGGAGCGACCATTCTTACCGCCAAGATCGAAAAGCCTTTCGGTTACGGAAGGATATTGCGCGACCAGTATTCCATGGTCTGCGGCATAGCCGAGGAAAAAGACGCGGATGATTTTCAGAAAGAGATAAAAGAGATCAACACCGGGATCATTTGTTTTAACCAGGAAAAGCTCAAAGAATGCCTGAAGCTGGTCAAGCCGAACAATAAAAAGAGAGAGTATTATCTGACCGATTGCATCCGCTTGCTTTCCTCTAAAGGGGAATTGGTCGAATCCTTCCTGCTCGAGGATATAAACGAGTCTTTAGGGGTTAATTCCCGGGTGGAGTTGGCTCAGGCCAACGCTATTATGCGCAAAACCATAAATGAGGAGTTCATGAGGTCCGGGGTAACAATAGTTGACCCGGATAATGTTTACATAAGTTTCGGGGCAAAAATAGGCCGGGATAGCGTAATTTATCCCTTTACAGTTATTGAAAAGGATGTTAAAATCGGTAATCAATGTTCGGTAGGGCCTTTCTGTCGTTTAAGGCCAGGAACCCGTCTGGAAAATAATGTCTCGGTTGGCAATTTTATCGAGATTTCCCGTTCTCGGCTGGCCTCAAAAACCCGCGCAAAACATTTCGGTTTTATAGGCGATACCCGCATCGGAAGCCATGCCAATATCGGCGCAGGCGCGGTGACCGCGAATTATGACGGCAAGAATAAAAATATAACGGTAATAGGGGACAACGCCTTTATCGGCTGCGATACTGTGCTGGTCGCTCCGGTCAGGATCGGCAAGCGCGCCAAAACAGGCGCAGGCAGCGTGGTGACCCGGGGCAGGAACGTTTTGGATAATTCGGTTGTGGTCGGAATACCGGCCAAACCGTTAGAAAAATAAAGGGGTAGACTGTGGATAAATTACGCGTGTTTTCGGGTAACGCCCATAAGGAACTGTCGGAGGACATCTGTAAATCTTTGAAGGTCAGGCTGTCCGACGCAATGGTCGCTAAGTTC encodes the following:
- a CDS encoding sugar phosphate nucleotidyltransferase, with amino-acid sequence QKKQLGTADAVKQALPSLKGRHDAVVILYGDTPLLKKETIAKLIERHIEAKAGATILTAKIEKPFGYGRILRDQYSMVCGIAEEKDADDFQKEIKEINTGIICFNQEKLKECLKLVKPNNKKREYYLTDCIRLLSSKGELVESFLLEDINESLGVNSRVELAQANAIMRKTINEEFMRSGVTIVDPDNVYISFGAKIGRDSVIYPFTVIEKDVKIGNQCSVGPFCRLRPGTRLENNVSVGNFIEISRSRLASKTRAKHFGFIGDTRIGSHANIGAGAVTANYDGKNKNITVIGDNAFIGCDTVLVAPVRIGKRAKTGAGSVVTRGRNVLDNSVVVGIPAKPLEK